Proteins from a genomic interval of Bradyrhizobium sp. G127:
- a CDS encoding Zn-ribbon domain-containing OB-fold protein, protein MAEEKAGRPVPKPSVYVDTQAFWDGAKRGKLVLQYCKDTGKFQHYPRPVSIYTGSRNLEWREVSGKGTIYACTVIRVPGPGLDGRLPLSVATVELDEGVRILGNVLGTDPDKVAIGQRVEVTWDHLADDVNYPAFKLA, encoded by the coding sequence ATGGCAGAAGAAAAGGCGGGACGTCCGGTCCCAAAACCGTCGGTCTATGTCGATACCCAAGCGTTCTGGGACGGTGCGAAGCGAGGCAAGCTGGTTTTGCAGTACTGCAAGGACACCGGAAAGTTTCAACACTATCCGCGTCCGGTCAGCATCTACACCGGCAGCCGCAACCTTGAATGGCGCGAAGTCTCGGGCAAGGGTACGATCTACGCCTGCACCGTGATCCGTGTTCCCGGGCCGGGTCTCGACGGCCGGCTTCCGCTGTCCGTTGCGACGGTCGAACTCGACGAGGGCGTGCGAATTCTCGGCAACGTGCTCGGCACCGATCCGGACAAGGTGGCGATCGGGCAGCGCGTTGAGGTGACCTGGGATCATCTCGCCGATGACGTGAACTATCCCGCGTTCAAACTGGCTTAG
- a CDS encoding enoyl-CoA hydratase-related protein, with the protein MDYQDVILKREKGWIEITINRPEKLNSLREQTAEEILGILNEVEHDRDVRAVILLGSDKAFCTGIDTSEFQIKENGYFDFYRFRKRNRKVNRLFREIGSFTKPLIAAIEGFALGGGLELALVGDIIVAGANAKFGLPEIKLGMMPGGGGTQTLPRLIGKPLAKELMWTGRRITAAEAERYRIVNHVTEQGKALDKAREIAQSISENAPISVMMTKSVIDRGIDMSLPDGFEAEGDASFLLYFTKDRDEGLKAFREKRSPAFRGE; encoded by the coding sequence ATGGACTATCAAGACGTCATTCTAAAACGTGAGAAGGGGTGGATCGAAATCACGATCAACCGCCCTGAGAAACTGAACTCGCTGCGCGAGCAGACCGCCGAGGAAATTCTTGGGATTCTGAACGAGGTCGAGCATGACCGCGATGTCCGCGCCGTCATTCTTCTCGGAAGCGATAAGGCCTTCTGCACCGGTATCGACACCAGCGAATTCCAGATCAAGGAAAACGGCTATTTCGATTTCTATCGGTTTCGCAAGCGGAACCGAAAGGTGAATCGCCTGTTCCGGGAAATCGGCTCGTTCACTAAGCCGCTGATCGCTGCGATCGAAGGGTTTGCCCTGGGCGGTGGTCTCGAACTCGCGCTTGTGGGCGATATCATCGTCGCGGGCGCGAATGCGAAGTTCGGTCTTCCAGAAATCAAGCTCGGCATGATGCCCGGCGGAGGCGGAACGCAGACACTGCCGCGTCTGATCGGCAAGCCGCTTGCCAAGGAACTGATGTGGACCGGACGGCGCATTACGGCCGCGGAAGCTGAACGCTACCGGATCGTCAATCATGTCACCGAGCAGGGCAAGGCGCTCGACAAGGCCCGGGAGATTGCCCAGAGCATCAGCGAGAATGCGCCGATCTCAGTAATGATGACGAAATCCGTCATCGACCGCGGTATCGATATGTCGTTGCCGGACGGGTTCGAAGCTGAGGGCGACGCCTCCTTCCTGCTTTATTTCACAAAGGACCGCGACGAAGGCCTCAAGGCTTTTCGCGAAAAACGGTCACCGGCATTCCGCGGAGAATAA
- a CDS encoding ABC transporter permease subunit — MSASAKAENAPGRVQLERPIVKPLSMMARPSKNPESRRDLFATCVVVVALLIAMEVTSRYVPDYIMPSPVAVWNAARELFFTDPYHVAVTLVRLAIAVAIAMAVGVTLGLAMGMLPAIRPYLKAIVVIDTGIPALSWMLVAVFWFKNPETRIFFILLVILLPFYALNIYEGMRALPKDFVDMIESFRPSRWQVLRYLILPHIVPYIFLTTKSVIGYAIRMVIFAELVASAVGIGARMNLAQSTFRIDQVLAWTFFLVILNLVLQAAVNGVEKLTLRWRAEATVR, encoded by the coding sequence ATGTCAGCGAGTGCCAAGGCAGAGAACGCGCCGGGACGGGTGCAACTCGAGCGGCCTATCGTCAAGCCGCTATCGATGATGGCCCGGCCCAGCAAGAATCCGGAAAGCAGACGTGATCTGTTCGCGACCTGCGTCGTGGTTGTCGCACTGTTGATCGCGATGGAAGTAACCAGCCGTTACGTGCCGGATTACATCATGCCGTCGCCCGTCGCGGTCTGGAATGCGGCGCGGGAGCTTTTCTTCACTGATCCCTACCACGTCGCAGTCACGTTGGTTCGGCTGGCGATAGCAGTGGCGATCGCCATGGCCGTGGGCGTGACGCTCGGCCTTGCCATGGGGATGCTGCCTGCCATCAGGCCGTATCTCAAGGCGATCGTAGTGATCGATACCGGCATTCCCGCGCTGTCGTGGATGCTGGTCGCCGTGTTCTGGTTCAAGAATCCGGAGACGCGGATATTCTTCATCCTGCTGGTGATCCTGTTGCCGTTCTATGCCTTGAACATCTACGAAGGCATGCGAGCGCTGCCGAAGGACTTCGTCGACATGATCGAGAGCTTTCGGCCATCGCGCTGGCAGGTGCTGCGCTATCTCATCCTGCCGCATATCGTGCCTTACATCTTCCTGACCACGAAATCCGTGATCGGCTACGCGATCCGCATGGTGATTTTCGCAGAGCTCGTTGCATCGGCTGTCGGTATCGGCGCGCGGATGAATCTCGCGCAGTCGACTTTTCGGATCGATCAGGTGCTGGCATGGACCTTCTTTCTGGTGATCCTCAATCTGGTGCTTCAGGCCGCGGTCAACGGCGTCGAAAAGCTCACGTTGCGGTGGCGTGCGGAGGCAACGGTCCGATGA
- a CDS encoding MetQ/NlpA family ABC transporter substrate-binding protein produces the protein MRTLTASIIALATLIGAARAETIRVGVTAGPHAEVLDVVRKVAAERGLDIKVIEFTDYVVPNQALAQKDLEANSFQHEPYLKNQISKTNWKIVKVANTIASPQGVYSIKYKKLADLPEGARVAIANDPSNGARGLLILSEQGLIKLKPGVGVTATIADIAENPKKLKFVELDAAQLPRSLQDVDLVSINNNYAVQAGLNPAKDAIARESLEGPWINILAVREEDKDKSWVKDLIAAYRSEPVKKFLDTRFKGTYIATW, from the coding sequence ATGCGTACGCTGACAGCGTCCATCATTGCTCTTGCCACATTGATCGGTGCCGCCCGGGCAGAAACGATCAGGGTCGGCGTCACAGCCGGGCCGCACGCCGAGGTGCTTGACGTCGTGCGCAAGGTTGCTGCTGAACGCGGCCTCGACATCAAGGTGATCGAGTTCACGGATTATGTGGTGCCGAACCAGGCTTTGGCGCAGAAGGATCTGGAGGCTAATTCGTTCCAGCACGAACCCTATCTCAAGAACCAGATATCGAAGACCAACTGGAAGATCGTCAAGGTTGCGAACACCATCGCGTCGCCGCAGGGCGTCTATTCGATCAAGTACAAGAAACTGGCGGATCTGCCCGAGGGTGCGCGCGTGGCGATCGCCAACGATCCGTCCAATGGTGCGCGGGGGTTGCTGATCCTTTCTGAGCAAGGGCTGATCAAGCTGAAGCCGGGCGTCGGCGTGACGGCAACGATCGCCGACATCGCGGAAAATCCGAAGAAGCTGAAATTCGTCGAACTCGACGCCGCGCAACTTCCACGCTCCTTGCAGGATGTCGATCTGGTTTCGATCAACAACAACTATGCCGTTCAGGCGGGTCTCAATCCGGCGAAGGATGCCATCGCGCGCGAAAGCCTCGAAGGGCCGTGGATCAACATTCTCGCGGTGCGCGAGGAGGACAAGGACAAGTCGTGGGTCAAGGACCTGATCGCCGCTTACCGCTCAGAGCCGGTCAAGAAGTTCCTCGATACCCGCTTCAAGGGCACTTACATCGCAACGTGGTGA
- a CDS encoding ABC transporter substrate-binding protein, with translation MTGFTRRGFVAASGAASLMAAPGIRAALAATATPVRWAALQPGFTVLPVQYILANKLGQKNSLSLPDPAPYTAVSTYYNDFVAGNYDVCIGSWDTFAARHQAGVPIKYLCTITDANMIALLAPKSGVSDVAQLKGKTIAALQSTGTYRMVRALIKEANGLDIEKDATIQNVDNPAASVTLVMADRADAALSWEPNITTGLVKKPDLRVIFKAGDAYHKIGEGDLPYFGVGVRQELIEKNPGIVARISKVFEECLSGINADTAKAVDLFGEKTGVPNDILKEAMGSKRLTFRFRPMTDPAARTSVIKASEFLARNGLLTKPVDDKFFAV, from the coding sequence ATGACAGGGTTCACACGACGAGGTTTTGTTGCCGCATCGGGAGCCGCATCCCTGATGGCTGCGCCAGGCATCCGGGCGGCGCTTGCCGCGACTGCCACTCCAGTGAGATGGGCCGCGCTGCAGCCCGGGTTCACGGTGCTGCCCGTTCAATACATTCTCGCGAACAAGCTCGGACAGAAGAATAGCCTGAGCTTGCCGGACCCTGCGCCCTATACAGCGGTCTCGACCTACTACAACGATTTCGTTGCCGGTAACTACGACGTTTGCATTGGAAGCTGGGACACGTTTGCTGCGCGTCATCAGGCCGGAGTCCCGATCAAGTATCTTTGCACCATTACCGATGCGAACATGATTGCGCTGCTCGCGCCGAAGAGCGGCGTGAGCGATGTGGCACAGCTCAAGGGAAAAACGATCGCTGCCCTTCAATCTACCGGCACCTATCGCATGGTGCGCGCACTCATCAAGGAAGCGAACGGCCTCGACATTGAGAAGGATGCGACGATTCAGAACGTCGACAATCCTGCTGCCTCCGTAACCCTGGTGATGGCGGACCGAGCCGATGCCGCCTTGTCGTGGGAGCCAAACATCACAACAGGGCTGGTCAAGAAGCCGGATCTACGCGTGATCTTCAAGGCGGGTGACGCCTATCACAAGATCGGCGAGGGCGATCTGCCGTACTTCGGCGTCGGCGTGCGGCAAGAACTGATTGAAAAGAACCCCGGTATCGTCGCCAGAATCAGCAAGGTCTTCGAGGAATGCCTGAGCGGGATCAATGCCGACACGGCAAAAGCCGTTGACCTGTTCGGTGAAAAGACGGGCGTTCCGAATGACATTCTGAAGGAAGCTATGGGATCGAAGCGACTGACATTCCGCTTCCGTCCGATGACGGATCCCGCAGCGCGGACGTCGGTCATCAAAGCCAGCGAGTTTCTTGCGCGCAACGGGCTGCTCACGAAACCCGTCGACGACAAATTCTTCGCTGTTTGA
- a CDS encoding class I adenylate-forming enzyme family protein, which yields MRMETVLRAQAVRYPDKTALVCEDERIAYRDLERRIARVASGLKEQGLGAGDRIVLFLNNGVEIVELFYAAFALGVIVVPVTTRLTSHELEHICSDSQPSAIAFEGPGDPIKNVLEANPDAIRISVGKVAEGAIAYDSLRKCSIVPLPPLSVNSDDAVIMYTSGTTGKPKGAIITHANIITQHCFINAVEWGISRDDHYLVTTPLAHRTGFARLSNSMTLGGTLVVMKKFDPRQTVETIAREKITVVGMVPTVCRMMLPEIEADPSKCASLRRIVVTGEAFPVELKRKFLALLPDVRLVSFFAMTEVGGVTSLSHEEQFDHAASIGRPTPGVEVRIVDDAGNTVKTGEAGELLVRVGEPGRYSVMRGYYNRPEETAQAIVDGWIRTGDVAKADDDGYLYIVDRKKDMVLSGGFNIYTKEVEQALIVNPDVADAAVVGVPDAIYGEAVAAFIEPAPGRKPTPESIVDQVRGLVAGYKKPKYVFIMDELPRNSLGKVLKRDLREKANSLVEAGGAVDIDSKEPKSASFSIRRA from the coding sequence ATGAGGATGGAAACCGTCCTGCGCGCGCAGGCCGTCCGTTATCCCGACAAGACCGCGCTCGTCTGTGAGGACGAGCGCATCGCCTACCGCGATCTTGAGCGGCGGATTGCCCGCGTCGCTAGCGGACTGAAGGAGCAGGGGCTCGGCGCGGGCGACCGCATCGTGCTCTTCCTCAACAACGGCGTAGAGATTGTTGAACTGTTTTATGCGGCGTTCGCGCTTGGCGTCATCGTCGTTCCCGTGACAACGCGTCTGACATCGCACGAACTTGAGCACATCTGCTCCGACAGTCAGCCATCGGCAATCGCGTTTGAAGGTCCGGGCGATCCCATCAAAAATGTTCTTGAAGCGAATCCCGACGCTATACGGATTTCAGTCGGAAAGGTTGCAGAAGGCGCCATTGCCTATGACAGTCTGCGGAAGTGCAGTATTGTGCCGCTGCCGCCGCTGTCCGTGAACTCTGACGATGCCGTCATCATGTACACGTCGGGAACGACCGGAAAGCCGAAAGGCGCGATTATCACCCACGCCAATATCATCACCCAGCATTGTTTCATCAATGCGGTGGAATGGGGCATCTCGCGTGACGATCACTACCTCGTCACGACGCCACTGGCACATCGAACAGGCTTTGCGCGGCTCTCGAACTCCATGACGCTCGGGGGCACCCTCGTGGTGATGAAGAAATTTGATCCGCGTCAGACTGTTGAGACGATCGCACGCGAGAAGATCACGGTGGTCGGCATGGTGCCGACGGTGTGCCGCATGATGTTGCCGGAGATCGAGGCAGATCCATCGAAGTGCGCATCGCTGCGGCGAATCGTCGTGACCGGAGAGGCCTTTCCGGTCGAACTCAAGCGTAAATTCCTCGCACTTCTGCCGGATGTGCGGCTGGTGTCGTTCTTTGCTATGACCGAAGTCGGTGGCGTGACGTCCCTGTCTCATGAGGAGCAGTTCGATCATGCCGCTTCCATCGGCCGGCCGACGCCGGGTGTGGAAGTGCGGATCGTGGACGATGCCGGCAACACCGTGAAAACAGGCGAGGCCGGCGAGCTTCTGGTTCGTGTCGGCGAGCCCGGCCGCTACTCGGTAATGCGCGGCTACTACAACCGGCCGGAAGAGACCGCCCAAGCTATCGTCGATGGCTGGATACGCACCGGCGACGTGGCAAAGGCGGACGACGATGGCTATCTCTATATCGTGGACCGCAAGAAGGACATGGTCCTCAGCGGCGGCTTCAATATCTACACCAAGGAAGTCGAGCAGGCCCTGATCGTGAATCCAGATGTAGCCGATGCTGCGGTGGTCGGAGTACCGGATGCGATCTACGGTGAGGCCGTTGCCGCTTTCATCGAACCCGCGCCTGGGCGCAAACCCACGCCGGAATCGATTGTTGATCAGGTGCGCGGTCTCGTGGCGGGTTACAAAAAGCCGAAGTACGTCTTTATCATGGACGAGCTTCCGCGCAATTCTCTCGGAAAAGTTCTTAAGCGAGATCTCCGTGAAAAAGCGAATAGCCTTGTCGAGGCTGGAGGGGCTGTCGATATAGACAGCAAGGAGCCCAAGTCTGCTTCTTTCTCTATTCGGCGCGCTTGA
- a CDS encoding methionine ABC transporter permease, protein MSPELLQMIVWSTLDTLTMVALAGLFGTLIGLPLGIFLATSRANELFPAPAVNRIVGLIVNATRSTPFIILVVAIVPLTRLIAGTSIGTAAATVPLTIAATPFIARVIEAAIREVDQGLIEAARAFGASPLQIVRKVLLPEAMPGVTLALTLTAVSLIGYSAMVGAVGGGGLGDLGIRYGYQRFMPEVMLTVVLVLIALVQSVQTIGDTIARRLDKRSRHS, encoded by the coding sequence ATGTCTCCTGAACTTCTGCAAATGATCGTCTGGTCGACCCTCGATACGCTGACGATGGTAGCGCTGGCTGGCCTGTTCGGAACGCTGATCGGCCTCCCGCTTGGGATTTTCCTTGCGACCAGCCGGGCCAACGAGCTGTTTCCGGCCCCGGCCGTCAATCGCATCGTGGGACTCATCGTTAATGCGACGCGCTCGACGCCGTTCATCATCCTGGTTGTCGCCATTGTGCCGCTGACCCGCCTGATCGCCGGAACGTCGATCGGTACCGCCGCGGCCACTGTGCCGCTGACGATTGCGGCGACGCCGTTCATCGCCCGCGTCATCGAGGCGGCGATCCGCGAGGTCGATCAGGGATTGATCGAGGCCGCGCGTGCTTTCGGGGCTAGCCCGTTGCAGATCGTGCGCAAAGTTCTGCTGCCGGAGGCGATGCCGGGGGTCACGCTCGCATTGACACTTACCGCGGTCAGCCTGATCGGCTATTCGGCCATGGTCGGCGCGGTCGGCGGCGGGGGTCTCGGCGATCTCGGAATTCGCTACGGCTACCAGCGCTTCATGCCCGAGGTGATGCTGACCGTCGTGCTGGTGTTGATTGCGCTGGTCCAGAGCGTCCAGACCATCGGTGACACCATTGCCCGGCGTCTCGACAAACGTTCGCGGCATTCCTGA
- a CDS encoding FAD-dependent oxidoreductase — protein MDFRDASRVDTDVVVVGGGAAGVAAAISAARQGLKVTLIERYGFCGGGAVAGLSGTVCGLYEATENLTAGPKQVVFGFADEFCRRLESMGGLADPVLYGKTWARVHDPHVWREAADAMLREAGVDIVFHAVATGVHMDGDRIAGLKVWTKQGPLDARAKIVIDASGDADVVAMAGLPNFVGDQGRVQNPTMIFRMLGVDIDRFIAEYGADTIMPEKISAMIRAKHNAGDYVLPRAKIWLFATTRPNELLCNCTRVIGPDGRELNTLFARDFTDAEIEGRLQAREYARFFHDNLVGCENAFLNDTGVQVGVRQTRQVSGVKRLMNSDVVQGTKFADGIAVSPWPIELHSGEKPKVEWLLNDYYEVPYGCFVPERGEGLLVAGRCLSAEHEAVASARVTAQCFAYGHAIGHAAVMAVRNDLSPREIRGQDVRAAVNADGARIGQ, from the coding sequence TTGGATTTTCGCGACGCCAGCCGGGTTGATACAGATGTTGTGGTTGTCGGAGGCGGCGCGGCCGGTGTGGCGGCCGCGATTTCAGCCGCACGGCAGGGGCTGAAGGTTACCCTGATCGAGCGATATGGGTTCTGCGGCGGCGGTGCGGTTGCCGGCCTGTCCGGAACCGTTTGCGGTCTCTATGAGGCGACGGAAAATCTCACCGCAGGCCCGAAGCAGGTGGTTTTCGGCTTTGCGGATGAATTCTGTCGTCGTCTCGAGTCGATGGGAGGTCTCGCGGATCCCGTTCTCTACGGGAAGACGTGGGCGAGGGTGCACGATCCTCATGTCTGGCGAGAAGCCGCGGACGCCATGCTCCGGGAGGCGGGCGTGGACATCGTGTTTCACGCGGTTGCAACTGGCGTTCATATGGATGGTGATCGCATCGCGGGCCTGAAGGTCTGGACCAAGCAGGGGCCGCTCGATGCGCGCGCCAAGATTGTGATCGACGCCAGCGGCGACGCGGATGTGGTGGCCATGGCGGGTCTGCCCAATTTCGTCGGCGACCAGGGTCGGGTGCAGAATCCTACGATGATCTTCCGCATGCTCGGTGTCGATATCGATCGCTTCATCGCGGAGTACGGTGCGGACACCATCATGCCGGAGAAAATCTCGGCGATGATCCGGGCCAAGCATAACGCCGGCGACTATGTGCTGCCCCGCGCGAAAATCTGGCTATTCGCGACCACGCGGCCGAACGAGTTGCTCTGCAACTGCACGCGCGTGATCGGTCCCGATGGACGTGAGTTGAACACGCTATTCGCTCGCGATTTCACCGATGCCGAAATCGAGGGGCGGCTTCAGGCGCGGGAGTATGCGCGGTTCTTTCACGACAATCTTGTGGGCTGCGAGAACGCCTTTCTCAACGACACCGGCGTTCAAGTGGGGGTCCGCCAAACGCGTCAGGTTTCCGGCGTCAAGCGTCTTATGAATTCCGACGTGGTGCAAGGAACGAAGTTCGCCGACGGCATTGCGGTTTCGCCATGGCCGATCGAGCTTCATTCGGGCGAGAAGCCGAAAGTCGAATGGTTGCTTAACGACTATTACGAAGTTCCTTACGGCTGTTTCGTTCCGGAGCGGGGCGAAGGATTGCTGGTGGCGGGCCGCTGCTTGTCAGCTGAGCATGAAGCGGTCGCGTCGGCGCGCGTGACGGCGCAATGCTTTGCTTATGGGCACGCCATCGGTCACGCCGCGGTCATGGCGGTCCGGAACGATCTATCACCCCGTGAAATCCGCGGACAGGATGTCCGCGCAGCTGTGAATGCTGACGGCGCACGTATAGGCCAATAG
- a CDS encoding methionine ABC transporter ATP-binding protein: MNAPWPQRSGTPLHAGLSLPSSSGIVLEDIRKVYPARKGSGEVVALDGINLQVPEGAILGVIGRSGAGKSSLIRLINGLERPTLGSVRVSGTEITALDEPALRQERRSIGMIFQHFNLLSSRTAFQNIALPLEIADVAKSEIVKRVEPLLDMVGLVDKRDRYPAELSGGQKQRVGIARALATNPSVLLSDEATSALDPETTDQILALLKRINSELRLTILFITHEMAVVKALADRVAVLEHGRIVEEGTTLDIFASPQHEVTKRFVGSVTGSRTPEWLLARLKAVQQLGDQAVFQVSFKGVDASGPLVSHISRTFDVDVNILYGQVESIAGHPFGTLIVSVPSSPDLVGKIIEHLKSGGNAVEHLGYVS; this comes from the coding sequence ATGAACGCGCCCTGGCCACAGCGAAGTGGAACGCCATTGCATGCGGGTCTTTCGCTACCATCGTCGTCGGGGATTGTCCTCGAGGATATTCGAAAGGTCTATCCGGCGCGAAAGGGCTCCGGCGAGGTCGTCGCGCTCGACGGCATCAATCTGCAAGTGCCGGAAGGGGCCATCCTCGGCGTCATCGGCCGCAGCGGCGCCGGCAAGTCTTCGCTGATCCGTCTTATCAACGGTCTCGAACGCCCGACGCTAGGCTCCGTTCGCGTCAGCGGCACTGAGATCACGGCGCTCGATGAGCCCGCGCTGCGACAGGAGCGGCGCTCCATAGGGATGATCTTCCAGCATTTCAATCTGCTGTCATCCCGGACGGCCTTTCAGAACATTGCGCTGCCTCTCGAAATTGCCGATGTCGCGAAAAGCGAAATCGTCAAAAGGGTCGAGCCCCTACTCGACATGGTGGGGCTGGTCGACAAGCGCGACCGCTATCCCGCTGAATTGTCCGGTGGCCAGAAGCAGCGAGTCGGTATTGCCCGCGCGCTCGCGACCAATCCTAGCGTCCTGCTGTCTGACGAGGCGACGTCCGCGCTCGATCCGGAGACGACCGATCAAATTCTCGCGCTATTGAAGCGGATCAACAGCGAACTTCGCCTCACCATCCTTTTCATCACCCACGAAATGGCGGTGGTGAAAGCCCTTGCCGATCGCGTCGCCGTGCTGGAACACGGCAGGATTGTCGAGGAGGGAACGACACTCGATATTTTTGCGTCGCCGCAGCACGAGGTCACGAAGCGTTTCGTTGGTTCAGTGACCGGCAGTCGGACGCCGGAATGGCTGCTGGCCCGGCTCAAGGCGGTACAGCAGCTGGGCGATCAGGCGGTGTTTCAGGTGTCATTCAAGGGCGTCGATGCGAGCGGGCCGCTGGTGTCGCATATCTCGCGGACATTCGATGTCGATGTGAACATCCTCTATGGACAGGTCGAGTCCATCGCGGGCCATCCGTTCGGCACGCTCATCGTTTCCGTGCCGTCGTCGCCTGATCTCGTGGGCAAGATCATTGAACATCTCAAATCCGGCGGTAATGCCGTGGAGCACCTTGGCTATGTCTCCTGA
- a CDS encoding ATP-binding cassette domain-containing protein: MTNDLIEVTNVSKTFGSYLAVDNLSLNVQRGEIVVLLGQTGAGKSTVLNLIMGTTSPNQGSVRVAGVDPYNSFKELKGRLSVSFQTDRLLPWRTAVENAELGLLILGKPKSEARTRAQEWLRRVRLDGADDKYVHELSGGMRQRVSLARALAIDPEIVFLDESFSQLDHVTSGTLRRDFYQIAREFKKTCLLITHRIDDALEMADRAIVLSQPARIALEVRIDDEARADPNRIAELHRQIAAAMGDSADTEH; encoded by the coding sequence ATGACGAATGATCTGATCGAAGTCACGAACGTCTCCAAAACGTTCGGTTCCTATCTCGCGGTTGATAACCTGTCGCTAAACGTTCAACGCGGCGAAATCGTCGTGTTGCTCGGCCAGACCGGCGCCGGCAAAAGCACCGTGCTTAACCTGATCATGGGCACCACGTCGCCGAACCAGGGTTCGGTTCGTGTGGCGGGTGTCGATCCCTACAACTCGTTCAAGGAGCTGAAGGGCCGGTTGTCCGTCAGCTTCCAGACTGATCGCCTGCTTCCTTGGCGCACGGCTGTCGAAAACGCCGAGCTTGGGCTTCTCATTCTGGGCAAGCCGAAGAGCGAGGCGCGTACGCGTGCACAGGAGTGGCTCCGGCGCGTGCGTCTCGATGGGGCGGACGACAAGTATGTCCACGAGTTGTCCGGCGGAATGCGCCAGCGCGTCTCGCTCGCTCGCGCGCTCGCGATCGATCCGGAGATCGTGTTCCTCGATGAGTCATTCAGTCAGCTCGACCACGTCACATCAGGAACGCTGCGCCGGGATTTCTACCAGATCGCGCGCGAGTTCAAGAAAACCTGTCTGCTGATTACCCATCGCATCGACGATGCGCTGGAAATGGCCGACCGAGCCATCGTCCTCAGTCAACCGGCGAGGATCGCCCTGGAAGTCAGGATCGATGATGAGGCTCGCGCCGACCCCAACAGGATCGCCGAACTCCACCGGCAGATAGCGGCGGCCATGGGCGACAGCGCCGACACCGAGCACTGA
- a CDS encoding thiolase family protein, with translation MTKKRDIVIAGYSETAINFKSGRSAYDLGGEALAKLLEATGIEKDVIDGLAVTCPLSEAPNPFFAVYMTEALGLTPNWLNYGGTGGCSATGGVARAASAIRDGLCEVVVVLSADAPSTSWRANYGAYRSEFQDPPGVQGPPATFGLLMSRYQHQYGIKPEALGKIAITQREHALHNDNAYSKFKTPITMDDYNKSRVIADPLRLLDCVMFCDGANAFLVMSEAKAKSLGIKKMVYPTAYAEITNVNGNQSCPDITETGFSKIAPKVYKQSGLTAKDIRMFQPYDDFTIAVMMKFEDFGFCKRGHGSDYTLDTDLSIKGTLPLNTGGGQISAGQPGLASGGLNLAEAVRQMFGEGGGRQVSNPKNALITGIGVIPYARNWGTSAAMILEA, from the coding sequence ATGACAAAAAAACGCGACATTGTGATCGCCGGCTATTCGGAAACGGCGATCAACTTCAAGTCTGGCCGCAGCGCCTATGATCTGGGCGGCGAAGCTTTGGCGAAACTGCTGGAAGCCACGGGCATCGAGAAGGACGTTATTGACGGCTTGGCAGTGACCTGTCCGCTCAGTGAGGCGCCCAACCCCTTCTTCGCGGTGTATATGACCGAAGCCCTCGGGCTTACGCCGAACTGGCTGAATTACGGTGGCACCGGAGGCTGTTCGGCGACCGGCGGTGTTGCCCGTGCGGCCTCGGCAATCCGCGACGGATTGTGCGAAGTCGTGGTCGTGCTCTCGGCGGATGCTCCAAGCACCTCGTGGCGTGCCAATTACGGCGCGTATCGCTCGGAATTTCAGGACCCGCCGGGCGTGCAGGGACCGCCCGCGACGTTCGGCCTGCTGATGAGCCGCTATCAGCATCAATATGGCATTAAGCCGGAAGCGCTCGGCAAGATCGCCATTACGCAGCGCGAACATGCTCTCCACAACGATAACGCCTATAGCAAGTTCAAAACGCCGATCACGATGGACGATTACAACAAGTCCCGCGTCATCGCCGATCCGCTACGTTTGCTCGATTGCGTGATGTTCTGCGATGGTGCGAACGCGTTCCTCGTGATGAGCGAGGCGAAGGCCAAGAGCCTTGGCATCAAGAAGATGGTTTATCCGACGGCCTATGCCGAGATCACCAACGTCAACGGCAATCAGTCCTGTCCGGACATCACCGAGACCGGGTTCTCGAAGATTGCGCCGAAAGTTTATAAGCAGTCCGGATTGACCGCGAAAGACATTCGCATGTTTCAGCCGTATGACGACTTCACCATCGCCGTGATGATGAAGTTCGAGGACTTTGGCTTCTGCAAGCGCGGGCATGGCAGCGACTACACGCTCGACACCGATCTTTCGATCAAGGGCACGCTGCCGCTCAACACTGGCGGCGGACAGATCTCCGCCGGTCAACCGGGCCTCGCAAGCGGCGGGCTCAACCTCGCCGAAGCCGTGCGGCAGATGTTCGGCGAAGGCGGTGGCCGTCAGGTGAGTAATCCGAAGAACGCGCTGATTACGGGCATCGGCGTCATCCCCTATGCGCGGAACTGGGGTACCAGCGCCGCAATGATTCTGGAGGCCTGA